The Metarhizium brunneum chromosome 5, complete sequence sequence CACAGGCGGGAATATTTGTTTTCCGAGATACCATTCAACATCGGGGACGAGAGTGGAGTCTGACTTGAGATCTGCTGGTGCATAAGCACGCTTGGGGGCTGGTTCGGAACTTGTCCCATCGCCTGTAATGATGTATGACACGACATCACCTTTGCGAATCGTTTTGCCTCTTGCAATGTCGCGAAGAGCAACTTGGACTTGCGGCATAGAATCCGCATTGGGATATTCTGTAGGGCCCTTGCCAAGTTGTGtgtaaataatatacttgGCTACAGGGATGCTCTGCTCCCTCATCTTGCCGGCTATATCACGCAGATACTCATGAATGCGCGTGATGGCAACTTCCGCCTCATCGCCTGAAAGAATTTCGTCAAGAAGATGTTTTGAAATTTCCTTGGATAGAGCGCAGTATTCTCGGCGTCTCATATCCAGGCCCTTCACTTCCATCTTCTCGACAAATTTACCATCTTTCTCAATGAGATTGATAGCAGCGTacttcttctttgcctgAAGCAAGATACGTCGGAAAACGTTGTCGATATCGATTTCAAGCAACTTGTATTGGTCATTGACGGCCCTCTTGAACTCGTTGCCAACTCTGAAAGCGTCAGCAACACTGTCCACATTCGCATTGATCATGACGGAGTCAGTGTCGCCATAAATGACCTGCAGAGACTTGCTTTCGGCAAGCTCTTTTGTGCTTCGAAGAATCTCACGGCCTTTGTACGTCGTCAGAACAGCCAGTGGCCGGGCGTAGAAACGGGACTTGGTGTAGCCCAAGCATCCGTACATAGAGTTGGCCGTGAGCTTCAGAGCAAGCTGCTTGATGTCCCAGGTGGCCAGTTGTTCAGGGGTTGCATTTTTGTCCTTCATAAGTGCCTTGACttggcgacgacgcccaACAAGAGTTGCAATAAGTCTCGGTAGTATACCTTGATCTTGATCTGCGGGTACTTCTGGAAccgcatcttcatcatcagcctATTTCGCCTCAGTTAGTCGTGATGCTCATGTAAATAAATTCTTAGTAATACATGTTATGCCCTTACCAAAGCTGTTCGATCAACTGTTGTGAAGCAAATGTTGAACTCTTGGATAATTGAGGGATATAGGGAATTGAAGTCCATTACAAGAACAAACTTGTCATACAAACCCTTTTCGGGCTCAAAGACCAGACCACCCTTGTAtttgtccttctttttcccCTCTCCGGTAGCCTCTTCCTGGTTCTCATCTTCCCGCTTCTGGCGGCCGCGGAATGACTGCTTGTCCGGGCAAATATATTTGTTGCGGTGGAACTCATGAAGCAGAATGTACTCATTACGCTCAGCTCGTGTACCAGTCAATGTTCGGGCCCAAGAGTTACCAGCAAGGTTGGTCAAGACTTTTGTCAGAGGAAGTAGCTGGACACTTAACGCCAACGCAGCAATAAAGTGCGTATCGGCTTCCATGTGCGTGATATAATCCATGAGGccttgtttttctttggccCAGCTGCTTAGTGCTGCCTCGTTGTCGACGTCCCTCCGGCGATTATCTCCGGAAAGGTACAGGCTGCACATTTCGGTTAAACTCCAGTTTTGGCACTTGTACATGGCTGACTTTCCGGCGTCATTGGCAAGATCGCACAATAGTCGACCAGCAATGACTTGGCGTTCGGCAAAGACATTACCACCGACTTTGCCAATAGATGCAGGCCACTCACGTCGTCGGAGGCGACCAAGTCTGGACCACTGGTGAATTTTCTTCTCGCGGAGGCGGCTCAGAAGCACACTGTAGTCTACCCCTTCAAACTGATGCCCAAGAATGACATCTGGATCAGCCACGTCAACTTGAGCCAAAAAAAAGCTCAAAATGTCTACTTCCTGCTTCTTTAACACGAGGAGGCCCCTATTCCTCTTTTGGACTAACTGATCAAAGCCGAAAGGGAAGCTTGGTCCGTGGGGGCGAATAACCGTAAATGTTCTGCACGGGAGCTTTTCTGCTGGCATTGTTTCACTCAGTGAGACCTTGTCGTATACTCTTGCGCTAATGGCAAGAATCTCTTGCTTATTCTCTTTTGCATTAAATGCGGTTCGGATAGCAACACTCATGAGGGTCAGTGGTGGCGCGTCGAGATTATCGGACTCGCTGATGGTTGACACCATGTTTGGGTGTTCAGCCAATACTTCCAGTTTGCAATGTGAGGCATTATGGATGGCACCGAAGTCAGCATCCTGAATCTTTAGCCAACAAGGGCCCATGATGTTCTTCCAAAGTACAAATTGCTCGAATAGGGCTGTGTTGGCACCAAATGCATGCGAGTATGTCTCGCCTGCGGCAGCATCAATTTGTGGTTCTGGGAATAGTGTGTTAACTCGCAATCTCTCCATTGAACCTGAGTTCCGCTCGTGGTTCGAGTCATTACTTACTAGTATAGGGATAGAATAGCTTCATGTACTGGGCCTCTTTTGGGACATTTGGGAGTTCGAAGGCGTATTTACGGGTGCATGCTTTGATCTTGTACATGTCCACCTTCAACCTTGTCATGATCTCGTCAACTTCTTCATAAACGTCCGCCATTTCAACAGTCTCTTCAGTGCTGTCGCCATCTCGAACACGTTGTTGCCGAGGTAAGAAATACAATTTCCTCAGGATGTTGTCGATTTTGACGAAGCAACTAATGTGAGATTTGGTCTTTTTGTTCAGAACCTTGCCGAAAAGACAAAGGCTGCCATTAATTTCAGTGTAGTCCGTCCAGAAAAAGTTGAGGCTACCGTCTGCTTCAATGGCATCTTTGTAATCGATTTTACCAATGCTCCGGGTCTCCGTTGAGCTGCTGACTACGTTGAGCTTGTCGGTCAAGTTATTCCAGGAACTAGAATCGACAGCGTCACCAGAAACCTGCTTCAAGGGTGAAGAACTAGTCGGAGAAGGGTACGGATCTTGTTTCAAGAGCTTCTTGACTTGGCGAGATCCAGCGATGTTTACACTCGCAGAATGAACGGCTCCTGCATGGGCCACTTCCATCAtatcatcgtcttcatcatcctggGAGTCGGACTTTATCTGAGCCCGTCTCTCTGCTTTCTTGGCTGCAGGCGACGACGGAGCCGGGTCGCTCATGGGTCCGTCTTGAAACCCCAGAACACCGTCATCTGCGGCATCAGGGGCGAGCCCATCGTCTGAATCGATACTAGCGACAGGCGGCGACAGCAGACGAGTATCAGTTCGCTTTTGTCTCTTTTGAATGGGTTCGACAACCGGTGATAAGGCTCTGGATTTGCGACGGCCACCAGACCTCTCAATCTTCGCTGACCGAGGGGAAGGTGAGGGAATATTAGTGTCCACCTCCTTGATAAGGTCGGCTAAAAAGTTGTCAtcgtccttggtcttggcgaCCTGCAATTTTCACAGTTAGTCCACCAAAGATTTGCACCGGAGTATGCCTGGAGTGTGCATCGAGCTGGCTCACTTTAGATTTGGGCTGAGTTTTCCCGGCGCCCTTGGTGAAGTATTCGCTGATGTTGCGGTCGTTCGCATCGCGCTTGGCCTGGCTGTCGCCGTTGTTATTCTTGGCTGGGGAGCAGTGAGTCAGCGGAATGTATGGGCAAGCCAAAACGCAATGGGACGGAGCAAGACAACAAACCTGCTTTGTTGGATCTGCCACGAACAGGCAGCTCGTCGACATCGTTGTCTGAGTCGTAGCGGTGGACACGATCCCAATCTTCACGACCGTCATCGGCGTAGCCTTCCCCGTTGTCGTCGACCACGAAGTCATCCTCGTTGAGGCGGTCTCGAACGATTTTCTTGTAGCCGTCCTCGTCAACTTCGTCATAGAGGTCTGCTGCGTCCTCGACGCGGTAGCTGTCGAAGGTCTTCTTGCCTGACTGGCGAAGGGCATAAAGCTCAGCGAGCTTTGCCCGGTAATTAACCTTGGGCATGGCGAGCTGGCTGTGAATTAATGACGATTATCATTCAAAATAGGAGCCAAGCTTGCACATCTGATGATTATGTGACGATGAGACGGTAGAATAATGAAAGATAGTGGATGTTCGTGGCGGTGAAAAGTTAAGCATGGACTGTTAGCAGGGACGACGTCTGCCATACGAAGGTACTCGATTGCTGATGTTCTACCAGTCCAGAGTCGCGTCTTGTACCGTGTCGCGACCGCGAGACGCGTCTCAATTgaaagtactccgtacccctAGGTTTGTTAAAGTGGTAATAGTGGGTCGGACATTCGACTGTGTGCATTTAACTGTTTGGCATTTCAAAGACTGGGGTATGCAACTAGCCGGCTTGCCAACCTGCCAACCTGCTGCCTAATTGGCCCCGCTGAGGCAGGTGCAATTCTCCTGTGCGAGGTAGGAAGGCGAGGTGGGAATCACTTCACCACCCTCACACCACTGTcaagtacctaagtactttTTGATCCATTCGCTTCACTTTGATAAAGATTGGTGACTTCGCGAGCCTGACCTTTTCGCTGCGTCCGCGCCCCTATCTCTCTCGTCTTTCCCATGTCGGATGCCTTCGTACAAGAAACCCTTATGCGACATTCTTTGATCATGTATGCCGAGCATGTTCAGATGTAGAGTTCTTGCAGATTGTGTCCGTTGTCTCTTGCCTCACATTATTCCcgcaccttttttttttgtgttgCGGAAACATGTCGACAACatctccttcctt is a genomic window containing:
- the pol1 gene encoding DNA polymerase alpha catalytic subunit codes for the protein MPKVNYRAKLAELYALRQSGKKTFDSYRVEDAADLYDEVDEDGYKKIVRDRLNEDDFVVDDNGEGYADDGREDWDRVHRYDSDNDVDELPVRGRSNKAAKNNNGDSQAKRDANDRNISEYFTKGAGKTQPKSKVAKTKDDDNFLADLIKEVDTNIPSPSPRSAKIERSGGRRKSRALSPVVEPIQKRQKRTDTRLLSPPVASIDSDDGLAPDAADDGVLGFQDGPMSDPAPSSPAAKKAERRAQIKSDSQDDEDDDMMEVAHAGAVHSASVNIAGSRQVKKLLKQDPYPSPTSSSPLKQVSGDAVDSSSWNNLTDKLNVVSSSTETRSIGKIDYKDAIEADGSLNFFWTDYTEINGSLCLFGKVLNKKTKSHISCFVKIDNILRKLYFLPRQQRVRDGDSTEETVEMADVYEEVDEIMTRLKVDMYKIKACTRKYAFELPNVPKEAQYMKLFYPYTKPQIDAAAGETYSHAFGANTALFEQFVLWKNIMGPCWLKIQDADFGAIHNASHCKLEVLAEHPNMVSTISESDNLDAPPLTLMSVAIRTAFNAKENKQEILAISARVYDKVSLSETMPAEKLPCRTFTVIRPHGPSFPFGFDQLVQKRNRGLLVLKKQEVDILSFFLAQVDVADPDVILGHQFEGVDYSVLLSRLREKKIHQWSRLGRLRRREWPASIGKVGGNVFAERQVIAGRLLCDLANDAGKSAMYKCQNWSLTEMCSLYLSGDNRRRDVDNEAALSSWAKEKQGLMDYITHMEADTHFIAALALSVQLLPLTKVLTNLAGNSWARTLTGTRAERNEYILLHEFHRNKYICPDKQSFRGRQKREDENQEEATGEGKKKDKYKGGLVFEPEKGLYDKFVLVMDFNSLYPSIIQEFNICFTTVDRTALADDEDAVPEVPADQDQGILPRLIATLVGRRRQVKALMKDKNATPEQLATWDIKQLALKLTANSMYGCLGYTKSRFYARPLAVLTTYKGREILRSTKELAESKSLQVIYGDTDSVMINANVDSVADAFRVGNEFKRAVNDQYKLLEIDIDNVFRRILLQAKKKYAAINLIEKDGKFVEKMEVKGLDMRRREYCALSKEISKHLLDEILSGDEAEVAITRIHEYLRDIAGKMREQSIPVAKYIIYTQLGKGPTEYPNADSMPQVQVALRDIARGKTIRKGDVVSYIITGDGTSSEPAPKRAYAPADLKSDSTLVPDVEWYLGKQIFPPVERLCANIVGTSTSQLAEQLGLDIRRYSSNQTQQNSSNDDLEIHPLESQIPDEVRFGDCTRLSLRCRKCKVSTKFEGLVVSPDRVSASGVLCGGCGAVIPTLSVVAQVEHAVRSQTSRYYEGWLVCDDSQCGNRTRQMSVYGTRCLGPKGLARDCLGRMRYEYTEKAIYNQLVYFSSLWDVDKARSKATDTNNSTLSRQGRDTILALAEHNRVRFGTVKGIVDKYLDKCGRQWVAMDTLFAKLGFNKLLAAA